A window of the Lolium perenne isolate Kyuss_39 chromosome 7, Kyuss_2.0, whole genome shotgun sequence genome harbors these coding sequences:
- the LOC127317316 gene encoding probable glucomannan 4-beta-mannosyltransferase 9, giving the protein MARTTTLPGAWMVDAAEQLMAPWQQLRGLVIVPLLRASVLICLIMSVMILVEKVYMAVVIVAVRLVSRRRYRWEPVRDTSDDPELGGAACPIVLVQIPMYNESKVYHLSIGAVCGLSWPSDRLVIQVLDDSTDPVIKELVQQECQRWAKKGVNIKFEHRQNRRGYKAGALKEGMKHGYVRDCDFVAIFDADFQPGPDFLCRAIPFLIHNPNIALVQARWKFVNADECLMTRMQEMSLDYHFKVEQEVGSSTSAFFGFNGTAGVWRVSALNEAGGWKDRTTVEDMDLAVRASLKGWKFLYIGDLMVKNELPSTFKAFRYQQHRWSCGPANLFRKMLMDIVSNKKVALWKKIHVIYNFFLIRKICSHILTFVFYCLIIPATVLVPEVEIPKWGCVYIPTIITLLTVVATPRSIHLIFFWTLFENVMSLHRTKATFIGLLEAGRANEWVVTEKLGDNLKIKMPSKASKNMQIRKGARLHLLELGVAAYLFFCGCYDVSFGNNYCFIFLFMQSIAFFIVGVGYVGTLVAK; this is encoded by the exons ATGGCCAGGACGACGACGCTACCAGGAGCATGGATGGTCGACGCAGCGGAGCAGCTCATGGCGCCATGGCAGCAGCTCCGCGGCCTGGTTATCGTGCCTCTGCTGCGCGCGTCCGTGCTGATCTGCCTCATCATGTCCGTCATGATTCTCGTCGAGAAGGTGTACATGGCCGTGGTCATCGTGGCGGTGCGGCTGGTCAGCCGCCGCCGGTACCGGTGGGAGCCCGTGCGCGAcaccagcgacgaccccgagcttGGCGGCGCCGCCTGCCCCATTGTGCTCGTGCAGATCCCCATGTACAACGAGAGCAAG GTGTACCATCTATCGATCGGGGCCGTGTGCGGGCTGTCCTGGCCGTCGGATAGACTCGTCATCCAAGTGCTAGACGACTCCACGGACCCTGTCATCAAG GAGCTGGTGCAGCAGGAGTGCCAGCGGTGGGCAAAGAAGGGCGTGAACATCAAGTTCGAGCACCGACAAAACCGTCGTGGGTACAAGGCCGGTGCGCTCAAGGAAGGCATGAAGCACGGCTATGTCCGTGACTGCGATTTCGTGGCAATCTTCGATGCCGACTTCCAACCAGGGCCGGACTTTCTGTGTCGTGCCATTCCATTCCTCATCCACAACCCTAACATTGCTCTCGTTCAGGCACGCTGGAAATTCG TGAACGCAGATGAATGCTTGATGACAAGAATGCAGGAGATGTCCTTGGACTATCACTTTAAGGTGGAGCAAGAAGTGGGCTCCTCCACTTCTGCCTTCTTTGGATTCAATG GAACCGCCGGTGTGTGGCGCGTATCTGCTTTGAACGAGGCAGGTGGCTGGAAGGACCGAACCACCGTTGAAGACATGGATCTGGCAGTCCGAGCAAGCCTCAAGGGATGGAAGTTTTTGTACATTGGTGATCTCATG GTAAAAAATGAGCTGCCAAGTACGTTCAAAGCATTTCGGTATCAGCAACACAGATGGTCATGCGGGCCCGCTAATCTGTTCCGGAAGATGTTAATGGATATTGTCAGCAATAAG AAAGTGGCCCTTTGGAAAAAAATCCATGTCATCTACAACTTCTTCTTGATTCGAAAGATATGCTCGCACATTTTGACATTTGTGTTTTACTGCCTTATTATCCCGGCCACAGTCTTAGTTCCTGAGGTTGAGATACCTAAGTGGGGTTGCGTCTATATTCCAACCATTATCACCCTTCTCACTGTTGTTGCAACTCCAAG GTCTATTCACTTAATTTTCTTTTGGACTCTATTTGAAAATGTCATGTCATTGCATAGAACAAAGGCCACATTCATCGGTCTATTGGAGGCAGGTAGGGCGAACGAATGGGTGGTGACAGAAAAGCTTGGTGACAATCTGAAGATAAAAATGCCAAGTAAAGCTTCCAAAAATATGCAGATAAGGAAAGGAGCAAG GTTGCATCTATTGGAGCTTGGTGTTGCAGCCTACCTCTTCTTTTGCGGATGCTATGACGTTTCATTTGGGAACAACTATTGCTTCATATTTCTATTTATGCAATCAATTGCTTTCTTCATCGTTGGTGTGGGCTATGTTGGGACACTAGTTGCGAAATGA